In Vanessa atalanta chromosome 29, ilVanAtal1.2, whole genome shotgun sequence, a genomic segment contains:
- the LOC125074947 gene encoding uncharacterized protein LOC125074947 yields MFSKLYFFNIFITIVTCADQQNKGRLIIEINGKVIGGGKSVTNGNSSSTINIIRFNITNNENEKLRFTCKYEYESGEYHMMLWMVDNKIIAEKCVGPYPAHDSLTIWPDLTEWTPTSLQCQIYAKSNDVKKCTRKPQTSVAILKYFPKENVTGTVSKSAEKRNSISISGLNESNILPTYGKSSVRYKYRDGDILQLNCTSQLSSGYFYMKWSKNGVELANKNITKDVLTELPVVIPLSKHDDKTIIQCSVIEFTDNPQKINKNKTIELVYESDDEGSIVTTEGADTTDNAVAYNSQLENPSEENKVIYVVTFIVIAIVAIIIITIITISTIKHYKKNKMKEDKITLNGNSVETRWELKCSPETYSDPADVIGNMKNACAVYSSPCKEVVYTTPIPKNLRVVNKIEYENLRTKHQLDHNDVNVKTNYENSNNYNTTYANLNNNNFNNYSNTLCNGNIGSDMYSYIVVDK; encoded by the exons ATGTTTtcaaagttgtatttttttaatatatttatcacaattg TGACTTGTGCGGACCAACAAAATAAAG gtagattaataatagaaataaatggcAAAGTTATCGGTGGTGGTAAATCTGTTACCAATGGGAATAGCAGCAGCACCATAAACATAATACGATTCAACATCACAAATAACGAAAATGAAAAATTGAGATTCACCTGCAAATACGAATATGAATCCGGTGAATATCATATGATGTTGTGGATGgtagacaataaaataatcgctg AAAAATGTGTAGGACCGTATCCAGCTCATGACAGCTTAACTATATGGCCTGACTTAACTGAATGGACTCCAACATCTCTCCAATGTCAAATATACGCTAAAAGTAATGATGTTAAAAAGTGTACCAGGAAGCCGCAGACGTCCGTagccattttgaaatatttcccTAAAGAAA ATGTTACTGGAACTGTTTCTAAAAGTGCTGAAAAAAGGAATT cAATTTCAATATCAGGTCTCAACGagtcaaatattttacctaCTTATGGAAAGAGTAGTGTACGTTATAAGTACAGAGATGGCGATATACTACAGTTGAACTGCACCTCCCAACTCTCCTCGGGATATTTCTATATGAAATGGTCAAAAA ATGGCGTCGAACTCGCTAATAAGAACATAACCAAAGACGTACTAACGGAACTACCTGTGGTCATACCATTGAGTAAACACGACGACAAAACGATTATTCAGTGTAGTGTTATAGAATTTACTGATAATccacaaaaaattaataaaaacaaaactattgaaTTAGTCTACGAATCGGATGATGAAGGGTCTATCGTTACTACCGAAGGGGCAGATACGACTGATAATG CAGTAGCATACAACAGCCAGTTAGAAAACCCCTCTgaagaaaataaagttatat aTGTAGTTACATTTATTGTGATCGCGATCGTAGCGATTATTATAATCACAATAATTACTATAAGtactataaaacattataagaaGAATAAAATGAAAGAG gacaaaataactttaaacgGTAATTCAGTGGAAACAAGATGGGAGCTTAAATGTTCACCTGAAACATACTCAGATCCGGCTGACGTTATAGGCAACATGAAAAACGCGTGCGCAGTGTACAGCAGTCCGTGCAAGGAGGTTGTGTACACGACACCCATACCAAAAAACTTACGCgttgtaaataaaatcgaatatgaaaatttaaggaCCAAACATCAATTGGATCACAACGATGTCAACGTTAAAACAAACTACGAAAACTCGAATAATTACAACACAACATAcgccaatttaaataataataatttcaataattattcaaatacacTATGCAATGGAAATATTGGATCAGATATGTACAGTTATATTGTTGtcgataagtaa